The Candidatus Neomarinimicrobiota bacterium genome has a segment encoding these proteins:
- a CDS encoding glycine cleavage system protein H, with translation MKKQFNFESDRFYNSNHLWSKQEEDGRITIGMDELGLDSLGEMAYLTLPAVGTPIEMGKVMGSMEAAKMTGELFAPISGIVVEQNDAVLQNPLLINEDPFEKGWLIKIEPANWAEESSAMVSGDALPGWMESEIERFETQGMAG, from the coding sequence ATGAAGAAACAATTTAACTTTGAATCCGATCGTTTTTACAACAGCAACCATCTTTGGTCTAAACAAGAAGAAGATGGACGCATAACTATTGGCATGGATGAATTGGGTTTGGATTCCCTGGGCGAAATGGCTTATTTAACTCTACCGGCTGTAGGAACGCCCATAGAAATGGGGAAAGTCATGGGTTCCATGGAAGCGGCAAAAATGACAGGTGAACTTTTCGCCCCAATTTCAGGAATTGTTGTTGAACAAAATGATGCTGTATTGCAAAATCCGTTGTTGATAAACGAAGACCCTTTTGAAAAGGGGTGGTTGATTAAAATTGAACCTGCTAATTGGGCAGAAGAATCAAGTGCGATGGTCTCTGGTGATGCGCTACCCGGATGGATGGAATCTGAAATAGAACGATTTGAAACCCAAGGCATGGCTGGGTGA